In a single window of the uncultured Dysgonomonas sp. genome:
- a CDS encoding DUF3575 domain-containing protein, with protein MKRPLRYIFSSLLLFIVCCPGADAQAIKTNIPLIVTGNPNIGIEWSVGKQLTVNGDVLWAPYLFKKNEEVFRTLIGSVDLRYYIKPKYYYTNDLWDGLYIGPYAMVGNFNIGLKNSDDTKTSYRRKGWGLSTGATIGYKFYLSSRFRLDINAGVGYAHLQYDKFELGGEYADFPLESKKTKSYWGPTKFGIHLVYNIFR; from the coding sequence ATGAAACGTCCTTTGCGGTACATATTTAGCAGCTTACTTTTATTCATAGTCTGTTGTCCCGGAGCCGACGCTCAGGCTATAAAAACAAACATACCCCTGATTGTTACAGGAAATCCCAATATAGGTATTGAATGGTCGGTCGGAAAACAGCTTACTGTTAATGGCGATGTTCTTTGGGCGCCTTATCTGTTCAAAAAGAACGAAGAGGTATTCAGAACACTTATAGGAAGCGTCGATCTACGATATTATATCAAGCCAAAGTATTATTATACCAATGATCTTTGGGATGGATTGTACATCGGTCCTTATGCTATGGTCGGAAATTTTAATATTGGCCTCAAAAACAGCGATGATACTAAAACCAGTTATCGAAGAAAAGGATGGGGACTTTCCACTGGTGCTACCATTGGCTATAAATTTTACCTATCCAGCAGATTTCGGTTAGATATCAATGCCGGTGTCGGATATGCCCATTTACAATACGATAAATTCGAACTGGGAGGAGAATACGCCGATTTTCCTCTGGAAAGTAAAAAAACGAAGAGTTATTGGGGACCGACCAAATTTGGAATTCACTTAGTGTATAATATATTCAGATAA
- a CDS encoding OmpA family protein, with protein sequence MRFLSLCCLVALSYNAYTQDVRQDRQDNKARKIEVKADRKFVEQDFDKAMKLYESALKEVKTDAYIATLHLKTARLYLTLLDYVSAIPHYDAAISSNENLFTSVDICNYLDALRYSGEKLKAIRIAREYAYRDVYKKDQRYLNILHALNYEDGFLPVGTPEFNIQKLDKFNTPYSEFWVGKMKNEYFYATSSSQFHDPNKKFYHRTRYYSLDENSEYSINSTKKGKSKPLLHMIPVDLQNGPLSFSDDMSKMIVTEVAYDKGESVEMSSGGVNTYKTKLCYSEYNKNRKGWSAFRAAFPQKEGASYAHPFIFNRNRSVLFSSDMDGGYGGYDIYIVHWDEKLQSWGDPINLGAQVNTEGDEISPAIFNDMLVFSSNGHVGFGGYDIYGISYENGKIIDGSLTHFDYPINTVLNDFSMLRIDKDRGYVVSDRQRFNKDDIFYFERNKNFGSENLIYGMSEVDAITNGAIVLVNNEGSFNRPRRESVPKFSLESESLLSVYFDFDKAVLLPSAIQELKIWLAETDLHNIESLIIDGYADEMGTEAYNYDLSKRRAEVVAQWLSQQGIKARARVTGKGQIFINNDSPLEVPFYNDNRNTSIWNHRIWMNRKARRVDIKAVIK encoded by the coding sequence ATGCGATTTTTATCCTTGTGCTGTTTGGTTGCATTATCCTATAATGCATATACACAGGATGTACGGCAGGATAGGCAGGATAATAAAGCCCGTAAAATAGAGGTAAAGGCTGACCGCAAGTTTGTTGAACAGGATTTCGATAAAGCGATGAAACTTTACGAATCAGCATTAAAAGAAGTAAAGACAGACGCTTATATAGCCACCCTTCATCTGAAAACTGCAAGGCTGTATCTGACATTACTGGATTACGTTTCGGCGATACCTCATTACGATGCAGCAATATCATCAAACGAAAACCTATTTACATCAGTAGATATCTGCAATTATTTGGATGCATTGAGGTATTCGGGTGAAAAACTGAAAGCAATCAGAATTGCAAGGGAATACGCCTATAGAGATGTATACAAAAAGGATCAACGTTATTTGAATATATTACATGCTCTAAATTATGAAGATGGTTTCTTACCTGTAGGTACACCTGAATTTAATATTCAAAAACTTGATAAGTTTAATACGCCATATTCTGAATTTTGGGTAGGTAAAATGAAAAATGAATACTTCTATGCTACAAGTAGCAGCCAGTTTCATGACCCTAATAAAAAGTTTTATCACAGAACCAGATATTATTCTTTGGATGAGAATTCCGAGTATTCGATCAACTCAACGAAAAAAGGAAAATCCAAACCGTTGTTGCATATGATTCCTGTCGATTTGCAAAATGGTCCTTTATCATTCTCCGATGATATGTCGAAAATGATAGTGACTGAAGTTGCGTATGACAAAGGCGAATCTGTTGAGATGTCTTCCGGAGGCGTGAATACATATAAAACAAAATTATGTTATTCAGAATATAATAAGAATCGTAAAGGCTGGTCTGCATTCAGGGCTGCTTTTCCTCAGAAGGAAGGGGCATCTTATGCTCATCCTTTTATATTCAACAGGAATCGTTCTGTCCTTTTCTCATCCGATATGGATGGTGGCTATGGTGGCTATGATATCTATATTGTTCATTGGGATGAAAAGCTACAAAGCTGGGGTGATCCTATTAATCTGGGTGCACAGGTGAATACAGAAGGCGATGAGATATCTCCTGCTATATTTAATGATATGCTGGTTTTCTCATCAAATGGGCATGTCGGCTTTGGAGGATATGATATCTACGGAATAAGCTACGAAAATGGTAAGATAATAGATGGAAGCCTTACTCATTTCGATTACCCGATAAATACTGTTCTCAACGACTTCAGTATGCTGAGAATAGACAAGGATAGGGGATACGTGGTATCAGACAGGCAGCGTTTCAATAAAGATGATATCTTTTATTTCGAACGGAATAAGAACTTCGGCAGTGAAAATCTTATATATGGAATGTCGGAAGTTGATGCCATAACAAATGGAGCTATAGTTTTAGTCAATAACGAAGGTAGCTTCAATAGACCTCGCCGTGAGTCTGTGCCTAAATTCAGCCTCGAATCCGAGTCCTTACTGAGTGTGTATTTCGATTTCGACAAAGCGGTTTTACTTCCTTCTGCAATTCAGGAATTAAAGATATGGCTTGCAGAAACAGACCTCCATAATATAGAGTCTTTGATTATTGATGGATATGCTGATGAAATGGGAACGGAAGCCTACAACTACGACTTATCGAAAAGGAGGGCTGAAGTTGTTGCCCAATGGTTATCACAACAAGGTATTAAAGCACGGGCAAGGGTAACAGGTAAAGGTCAGATATTCATCAATAATGATTCTCCGCTAGAAGTCCCATTTTATAATGATAACCGGAATACTTCTATTTGGAACCATAGAATATGGATGAATAGAAAAGCCAGAAGGGTAGATATAAAAGCAGTAATTAAATAA
- a CDS encoding Calx-beta domain-containing protein, which produces MKYRRKIFESLLICALLIGFSVQKANAQYMPVVYDRTYDGEGIQYQHIYPASDGQVVLVGSVGEKTTITWVKRGGDIYFSHSLPSGFTSVNSVSYIDKDKILILGQSNYLILKKKTNKVCGRAIIVDNTGKILTDVYLGEDGSELFCGKVLKDGNLVLGGYEPKTGDVRAGLLGKVDATGKVIYKYLSSESGTCIGFDVLGSTTEYIHAAFTGEEGTTASVVRLDSKGKPFFVTNLPDQGFHIHKMITAPDDHIFLIGSSASTGGRVIKIRTEGDIVFNKEIVPASEFSTLEHLYLANNGNILVGGNGGDKCYYSLLRNDGTDLLKYILRGSISGMGLNPVSGESVVVGFDADRSRGTIVGLAKDGRQIYQKSTDGNFDKTQLTQNGIFLASTATGRICMLSNMGDMLFDRYAIENERNIFEEINFTSNGDILFKGRNNRVVKLGHGVYVSDVRINKPVNGYTTALFTVTLTGYSTTEQGVPVPVTVEYGTKAGTATEADNYSPIKGSLSFVPANDGATRYMIKQDVEVPIKANNLMEGRKVFEMHLANVNHSYLVKPVGIGTVEDQEVLVKLVNTEDGVEDQKDVTYELGIFKTNGEMLVNSTGSDIIIDGVYGKGTADALDFDMGVIPRVVISKGQKTGSFNVKTLNDTRYELPKSVVVDFNKIHAINDANINFESSLLSCAGNIIDQQAMIAITSLGDHGRMNNIVSGFYRISLLRASDGALLTNATGGDVNVTCSIGTETTATEGKDFVLTNLHDLRIWGDGNRSTVNLNGIVLFDKDKAGPKKLVMEINSVTTPEYSPQISISTEGKSASFVIND; this is translated from the coding sequence ATGAAGTACAGAAGAAAAATATTCGAAAGTTTACTGATTTGTGCTCTATTGATTGGGTTTTCAGTACAAAAGGCTAATGCCCAGTATATGCCGGTAGTCTATGACAGAACGTATGATGGCGAAGGTATTCAATACCAGCATATTTATCCGGCTTCGGATGGTCAGGTTGTTTTGGTTGGGTCAGTAGGAGAGAAGACCACAATAACATGGGTGAAGCGTGGAGGGGATATCTATTTCTCTCATTCGTTGCCATCGGGTTTCACGTCAGTGAACAGTGTTTCTTACATAGACAAAGATAAAATATTGATTTTGGGACAATCCAATTACCTTATTCTGAAAAAGAAGACCAATAAAGTATGTGGACGTGCCATCATTGTAGATAACACAGGCAAAATTCTGACAGATGTATATCTGGGGGAAGACGGTAGCGAATTATTCTGTGGAAAAGTTTTAAAAGACGGCAACCTTGTACTTGGGGGATATGAGCCGAAGACCGGAGATGTAAGAGCCGGATTGTTAGGGAAAGTAGATGCAACAGGGAAAGTCATATATAAATACCTTTCCAGTGAAAGCGGGACTTGTATCGGGTTCGATGTTTTAGGCAGTACTACAGAATATATACATGCCGCATTTACCGGAGAAGAGGGGACCACTGCTTCTGTAGTTCGTTTAGATAGTAAGGGTAAGCCTTTTTTTGTCACTAATCTGCCCGATCAAGGTTTCCATATACACAAAATGATAACAGCGCCTGACGATCATATTTTTCTTATTGGAAGCAGTGCATCTACAGGTGGACGTGTTATAAAAATAAGGACAGAAGGAGATATTGTCTTTAATAAGGAAATTGTTCCTGCATCGGAGTTCTCTACCTTAGAGCATCTCTATCTGGCAAACAATGGAAACATATTGGTTGGAGGCAATGGTGGCGATAAATGTTATTACTCGCTTTTGCGTAACGATGGTACCGACCTTTTGAAGTATATCTTGAGAGGAAGTATATCGGGCATGGGGCTGAATCCTGTTTCGGGAGAATCCGTTGTCGTAGGCTTCGATGCAGACCGCAGTCGCGGAACAATTGTAGGATTGGCTAAAGACGGGCGGCAGATATATCAGAAATCTACCGATGGTAATTTCGATAAAACCCAATTGACTCAAAATGGTATTTTTCTAGCCAGTACGGCAACAGGACGTATTTGCATGCTTTCAAATATGGGCGATATGCTCTTTGACCGGTATGCTATCGAAAATGAGAGGAATATTTTTGAAGAAATAAACTTCACCTCCAACGGTGACATACTATTCAAAGGAAGAAATAACCGCGTGGTTAAGCTCGGTCATGGAGTATATGTATCTGATGTGAGGATAAATAAACCGGTTAATGGTTATACAACAGCACTGTTTACAGTGACACTGACAGGATATTCGACCACAGAGCAGGGTGTACCTGTACCTGTAACAGTTGAATACGGAACTAAAGCAGGAACGGCGACCGAAGCCGACAATTACTCTCCGATAAAAGGAAGCCTCTCTTTTGTTCCTGCAAATGACGGTGCTACCCGTTATATGATAAAACAAGATGTGGAAGTCCCTATCAAAGCTAATAACCTAATGGAAGGGCGCAAAGTGTTCGAAATGCATCTGGCTAATGTAAATCACAGTTACCTGGTGAAGCCTGTAGGTATTGGTACGGTTGAGGATCAGGAAGTTTTGGTAAAATTAGTAAATACCGAAGATGGTGTAGAAGACCAGAAAGATGTTACATACGAATTGGGAATATTCAAAACAAACGGTGAGATGCTGGTGAATTCAACCGGATCGGACATTATTATAGATGGTGTATATGGTAAAGGAACAGCTGACGCTTTGGATTTTGATATGGGAGTAATACCGCGCGTTGTTATAAGCAAAGGCCAAAAAACAGGTTCATTTAATGTAAAAACCCTGAATGATACACGCTATGAGTTACCTAAGTCAGTGGTGGTGGATTTCAATAAAATACATGCTATAAATGATGCGAATATCAATTTTGAAAGCTCGCTGTTGAGTTGTGCCGGTAATATTATCGACCAGCAGGCTATGATTGCAATTACTTCTTTGGGTGACCATGGAAGAATGAATAATATTGTCTCAGGATTTTATCGCATATCACTGTTGAGAGCATCTGATGGAGCATTACTGACAAATGCTACAGGAGGAGATGTAAATGTAACTTGTTCAATTGGAACTGAAACTACGGCTACAGAGGGGAAAGACTTTGTACTGACTAACCTTCACGACCTCCGTATCTGGGGCGATGGTAATCGTAGTACAGTAAATCTGAATGGTATCGTTCTCTTCGATAAAGATAAGGCCGGGCCTAAAAAATTAGTTATGGAAATTAATTCTGTAACCACACCGGAGTATAGCCCACAAATATCCATTTCAACCGAAGGCAAATCAGCAAGCTTTGTGATTAATGATTAA
- a CDS encoding fimbrial protein codes for MKKMNIKEHINMTIILLWIMGFVCSCSGDSVFIDEGGNTDGDKKIFLSMLLNPNEDTKEKSVGNIDDSDFESQIYRLDVLIFKSTGEYEAGKVDGHDSVPRKIINGNEYQTIDEIKGISLTAGKRDIYVIANAPDGYFASVKNITQFLQKYENLNTQGLFPHPGTVIPNPGDNPPIGGINPSDLKTNLTMCHCEKNVNFKNTEEQHYLGYTSNNGRPGDVASDYGHALFGINPFVLERLVARVAIQKIEFDLAPAIEFEKDYPTNNYTYHIDSVFMMNVKTASWFSSESANVLSGKFGHGCNTGYQFLCDPTLLNNLNPASELTSYLTEPIFTQKYDITSDVTANDTPLWYYVFENDESTLYPTYFVIGVRYNFESTKDAGVIKTVKCYYPVIVNAPAPGKTTHDYIKRNYQYGIKATIRGLGTVYGNNATLLKSAQSPNMAIEIDETIGRNLFPWEGNTYK; via the coding sequence ATGAAAAAAATGAATATAAAAGAACATATAAATATGACCATTATACTCCTGTGGATAATGGGATTTGTATGTTCCTGTTCCGGAGATAGTGTCTTTATTGATGAGGGTGGCAATACTGATGGTGACAAGAAGATTTTTCTTTCCATGTTGCTGAACCCGAATGAGGATACAAAAGAAAAGTCGGTAGGCAATATTGATGATTCTGATTTTGAAAGTCAGATTTACAGACTCGACGTTCTAATATTTAAATCAACAGGAGAATATGAAGCGGGGAAAGTTGACGGACATGATTCTGTACCGCGTAAAATAATCAATGGAAATGAGTATCAAACCATAGATGAAATAAAAGGAATCAGCCTGACTGCCGGAAAACGTGACATATATGTTATTGCCAATGCACCGGACGGATATTTTGCCTCTGTAAAAAATATAACACAATTTCTACAGAAATATGAAAATTTGAATACGCAAGGTTTATTTCCTCATCCAGGGACGGTGATTCCCAATCCGGGTGATAATCCTCCAATCGGAGGAATTAATCCTTCGGATTTAAAGACTAATCTTACCATGTGCCATTGTGAAAAGAATGTAAATTTTAAAAATACAGAAGAACAACATTATTTGGGATATACATCAAACAATGGTCGTCCCGGAGATGTTGCATCCGATTATGGGCATGCTTTGTTTGGTATTAATCCGTTTGTGCTGGAACGGCTGGTGGCAAGGGTCGCGATTCAAAAGATTGAATTTGACCTGGCACCTGCTATAGAATTTGAGAAGGATTACCCTACGAATAATTATACCTATCATATCGATTCAGTATTTATGATGAATGTGAAAACTGCATCATGGTTTTCTTCCGAATCGGCAAATGTGCTGTCCGGAAAATTTGGTCATGGATGTAATACAGGATATCAGTTTCTGTGCGATCCCACATTATTAAACAATCTTAACCCTGCAAGCGAATTGACAAGCTATTTAACAGAGCCAATCTTCACACAAAAATATGATATAACATCTGACGTAACAGCTAATGATACCCCTTTATGGTATTATGTTTTCGAAAACGATGAAAGTACCCTTTATCCTACCTATTTTGTGATAGGAGTAAGATACAATTTTGAGAGTACAAAGGATGCAGGGGTTATCAAAACGGTCAAATGCTATTATCCGGTAATAGTGAATGCCCCGGCTCCGGGAAAAACAACACATGATTACATAAAGCGCAATTACCAATATGGTATCAAAGCTACAATAAGAGGTCTGGGAACTGTATATGGAAATAATGCTACCCTCTTGAAAAGTGCACAGAGTCCGAATATGGCGATCGAGATAGATGAAACAATAGGTAGGAATCTCTTTCCTTGGGAAGGAAATACTTATAAGTAA
- a CDS encoding FimB/Mfa2 family fimbrial subunit produces the protein MRIKTIIYTSFPRFVFFLKTCMTLFLLTFITLALMLLFQGCTDSNVMQISQKQEDGQSILSMHTKSVPVELINNSHLYVFDEDRKFVKEQFNVDKSGDKLSITMTVGEWNLVLISCNTDVSGQLNIPYGGNIDTSPMWETKLIAPANQFLSQTPAELSYAPIFNTEIQQGITTYKDASLNRNVAKIQVILEEYTGFGNIVEGTNPLAFVELLDVPTTLAWSGKYLPTRDAPYQSDKPIREYFNFNNQLKADTVDFIVPAHRGDDSFAVTHSDTTHHKLRLRASMPLNNASYYGKTPIEIPFVPKINRIVQVVLKFRGEPDTDLDVKVTVKDWEDFIGQDITFD, from the coding sequence ATGAGAATAAAAACTATTATATATACATCTTTCCCTCGTTTTGTTTTCTTTTTGAAAACATGTATGACTTTATTTCTTTTGACCTTTATTACATTAGCATTAATGCTTCTTTTTCAAGGTTGTACGGATAGTAATGTCATGCAAATAAGTCAGAAACAAGAGGACGGGCAATCAATACTGTCCATGCATACAAAATCTGTACCCGTTGAGTTAATAAATAATTCGCACTTGTATGTATTTGATGAGGACCGGAAATTTGTCAAAGAACAATTTAATGTTGATAAATCAGGAGATAAGCTTTCTATCACTATGACAGTTGGGGAATGGAATCTGGTACTCATCAGTTGTAATACAGATGTTTCAGGTCAATTGAATATTCCGTACGGAGGCAATATTGATACATCTCCCATGTGGGAGACCAAATTGATAGCTCCTGCGAATCAGTTTCTCTCACAGACTCCCGCAGAATTAAGCTATGCACCTATCTTCAATACAGAGATCCAACAAGGCATAACAACTTACAAGGATGCCTCTCTAAACAGAAATGTGGCAAAAATACAGGTGATATTAGAAGAATATACCGGTTTTGGAAATATCGTAGAGGGTACGAATCCTCTTGCTTTTGTGGAGCTACTTGATGTACCTACCACTTTGGCTTGGAGTGGAAAGTATCTTCCTACCAGAGATGCACCTTATCAGTCAGATAAGCCAATAAGAGAATATTTCAATTTTAATAATCAACTGAAAGCAGATACAGTCGATTTTATTGTGCCGGCACACAGAGGTGATGACTCATTTGCTGTTACACATAGCGATACTACGCATCACAAATTACGCCTGCGTGCAAGTATGCCGTTAAATAATGCAAGTTATTATGGAAAAACTCCTATCGAAATACCTTTTGTTCCTAAGATTAACCGTATTGTTCAGGTAGTACTGAAATTCAGAGGTGAACCTGATACTGACCTTGATGTAAAGGTGACGGTGAAAGACTGGGAGGATTTCATAGGTCAGGATATAACATTCGATTAG